The nucleotide sequence ATACATCTCAAACCGGGAAGCACAAGCTTCAATTCCATCTAGCACGTCATCTAGCTTCTTGATGAGCTCCATAATATCTTCACGTTCAATAGGTGTAATAAACGTCTTGTTGAGCTCCGTCAAAATAACATGGGTGTACTTGTCACCCTGGTGTTCGAACGCCTTCATTTCTTTAGCGAATGCAGACACGTCAGGGAAGTTATTATCAACTGCCTTAGCGAAGCCTTCAACCGTTTCGCATATTACATCAGCCATTTCTTCCAGTGTCTTAAAGAAAATATCCTTTTTCCGAAACACGAATAACCCTTCTTTCTGCTCAGATGACTACATGTGCATTTCGTTTACATGAATTTAATAAAACTTTACACTCATTTAACATTAACATTTTAGCATAATAAAGACGAGCAAAAAAAGGTTTCATCCCCCACAATCGACACATTTTTTAAAGTTTACCCTGTAATCCTTATCGTACTCCACAATAATTGTAATATTTTTCACAAAAAATGGAGACCCGATTCCAACCTTTCGGTCAGATTCGGATCTCCATCCTCGTTATTGGTTTATTCGTAAGTCAAGTGAGTGTCCATCGCCTTCGCATTTGAAACAACATGATAATAAGTTACTCCAGGTAAGAACGGTAATTCCTTCCCATCCTTCATCAAGCGTATGACATCTCCAGCTTTTCGTTCCCATCGTGCTTGAATCACTTTGCCCTGTTGGAACAGCACTGCTTCTCCGCCACTGTTTAAATCTATATCTAACCGTCCTACATCATCGTAAACGGTATGTTTGGCTGACAATACAACTAAATTCGTCGCTGATAATTGTTCGTCATTATTTTTATCAATATGCGGTTTGTCATTGATTGAGCGGAGATACTTCCCTTTGGCAGCATCATACTCGTAAGATACCTTATAGTCAGATAGTAAAAACTTAAGATTGATCTTAGTTGCTGTTGGCGCTGTAATCAGTTCCGATGGAGCTGAATCGAACAACATCTGCGGAACAGTTACATCCTTCGTATATTGGCGCTTTTCAACAGCAGCACTTAGCTTTTCCAAAGTACTATATACGTTGTGTGGTGCTTTACGTGACTTATCGCGGTAGAAATAAGCTCCTGCATTATTAATCTCATCGAGCGTTTGTTTCTTCTGCTTCTGGAGAATCGCTAATGCGTCATTGCTCGCTCCCGCATGCACAAGCACACTGTTATAGAACTCTCCCACTTCTAG is from Candidatus Cohnella colombiensis and encodes:
- a CDS encoding DUF3048 domain-containing protein, yielding MTNKSRRNYLIAIALILSLSGLSACSGKSKPVIEQSESATNSSPTASESSSPQTSPIAAFVAPLTGLPVEQTVNNRPFAVLINNLAPARPQSGMTQADVVWELQAEGGITRFVVVFQSKQFTDPIGPIRSIRPYFLEVGEFYNSVLVHAGASNDALAILQKQKKQTLDEINNAGAYFYRDKSRKAPHNVYSTLEKLSAAVEKRQYTKDVTVPQMLFDSAPSELITAPTATKINLKFLLSDYKVSYEYDAAKGKYLRSINDKPHIDKNNDEQLSATNLVVLSAKHTVYDDVGRLDIDLNSGGEAVLFQQGKVIQARWERKAGDVIRLMKDGKELPFLPGVTYYHVVSNAKAMDTHLTYE